A genomic window from Variovorax paradoxus includes:
- the rfbC gene encoding dTDP-4-dehydrorhamnose 3,5-epimerase, translated as MKATPTAIPDVLVIEPKVFGDARGFFFESFNGKAFDEAVGKHVEFVQDNHSRSAKGVLRGLHYQIQQPQGKLVRVVRGAVFDVAVDIRKSSPTFGRWVGVELTDENHKQLWVPAGFAHAFLVLSDTAEFLYKTTDYYAPAYERCIAWNDPTLNIAWPDMSPQLSAKDAAGVSLEKADLFP; from the coding sequence ATGAAAGCAACACCGACCGCCATACCCGACGTGCTGGTGATCGAGCCCAAGGTCTTCGGTGACGCGCGCGGCTTCTTCTTCGAGAGTTTCAACGGCAAGGCCTTCGACGAGGCCGTCGGGAAGCACGTCGAGTTCGTCCAGGACAACCATTCGCGCTCGGCCAAGGGCGTGCTGCGCGGTCTTCACTATCAGATCCAACAGCCGCAGGGCAAGCTGGTGCGTGTCGTGCGCGGGGCGGTGTTCGATGTCGCCGTCGACATCCGCAAGTCGTCTCCGACCTTTGGGCGCTGGGTGGGCGTGGAGTTGACGGACGAAAACCACAAGCAGCTCTGGGTGCCTGCCGGGTTTGCCCATGCGTTCCTGGTGTTGAGCGACACGGCCGAGTTTCTCTACAAGACCACCGATTACTACGCGCCGGCATACGAGCGCTGCATCGCGTGGAATGATCCGACCTTGAACATCGCCTGGCCTGACATGTCCCCTCAACTGTCCGCCAAGGATGCCGCCGGCGTTTCGCTGGAAAAGGCCGATCTGTTCCCATGA
- a CDS encoding NAD-dependent epimerase/dehydratase family protein yields MKVAVTGASGFIGRHVVRRLSLLPGVHVVAVSRRGAGAWLPEGVAHVAADMSAASEGAFEWLGRPDALIHLAWSGLPNYQSRHHFDTHLGEQYRFLEQLVKAGLSTLVCAGTCFEYGMQSGELDESLPTDPRNPYGFAKDALRRELEFLAADSQVRLTWARLFYMYGEGQAPGALYTQFMAAAGRGDAEFRMSGGEQLRDFLPVADVAQHLVALALGHAAHGIVNICSGRPTSVRSLVEGWRDSLGSPIELALGHFPYPSYEPMAFWGSNAKLIRLTREVADAS; encoded by the coding sequence ATGAAGGTCGCAGTCACCGGTGCCAGCGGTTTCATCGGCCGGCACGTGGTTCGCCGGTTGTCCTTGCTGCCCGGCGTCCACGTCGTCGCCGTGTCGAGGCGCGGCGCGGGTGCCTGGCTGCCGGAGGGCGTCGCGCATGTGGCGGCCGACATGAGCGCGGCTTCCGAAGGCGCCTTCGAATGGCTGGGGCGGCCCGATGCACTCATTCATCTGGCGTGGAGCGGCTTGCCGAACTACCAATCGCGGCATCATTTCGACACGCACCTGGGCGAGCAGTACCGTTTTCTCGAACAGCTCGTGAAGGCCGGGCTGTCAACGCTGGTGTGTGCCGGCACCTGCTTCGAATACGGCATGCAATCCGGCGAGCTCGACGAATCGCTTCCGACGGATCCTCGCAACCCCTACGGCTTCGCGAAGGATGCATTGCGTCGGGAGCTCGAGTTCCTGGCCGCGGACAGCCAGGTTCGCCTGACGTGGGCGCGGCTGTTCTACATGTACGGCGAAGGGCAGGCGCCGGGCGCGTTGTACACCCAGTTCATGGCGGCCGCCGGGCGTGGCGATGCCGAGTTCCGGATGTCTGGCGGCGAGCAGTTGCGCGATTTCCTGCCCGTGGCCGACGTGGCGCAGCACCTCGTGGCCCTGGCCCTCGGCCACGCGGCGCACGGGATCGTCAATATCTGCTCGGGCCGGCCCACCTCGGTGCGCTCGCTCGTCGAGGGCTGGCGCGATTCCCTTGGCTCGCCGATCGAGCTCGCCCTGGGACACTTTCCCTATCCGAGTTACGAGCCGATGGCGTTCTGGGGCAGCAATGCAAAACTGATTCGACTGACGCGGGAGGTGGCCGATGCATCGTGA
- a CDS encoding UbiA family prenyltransferase, translating into MSLGDTRSGRATAGRRVIAVDLDGTLIRSDLLVESVFLMLRYQPLLFLKALFWLLKGKAYFKRRVADVATPVIATLPYNKPLVAWLESQKTLGDVHLVLATASDARLARQVADHLGIFDEVLGTEAKNLASAHKRDALVSRYGEQRFEYVGNSTADLDVWRSANVAHVVNPEFNVLARARRLGRLGEVFDDRVGYLRVLRKALRLHQWAKNLLVFVPLLATHKLSHWQLLGDCVLAFLCFGACASSVYLLNDLLDLKDDRRHRTKCNRPLAAGTFPVFHAMVWMPALLVFAFGASLLWLPARFAVVLGVYYLLTLAYSLWIKRVVMLDVVTLAMLYTVRVVAGAAAIVAPLTFWILAFCIFMFLSLAFVKRYTELYEAREQGRDDAAPGRGYEVQDFELLASLGGSSGYLSVLVLALYINDVASLHLYGHPKVLWVACPLLLFWLSRVWLIAHRGRMNDDPIVFALRDRVSRWIGIAFAATFVAAAF; encoded by the coding sequence ATGAGCCTGGGCGATACACGATCGGGCCGCGCCACTGCGGGCCGCCGGGTTATCGCGGTCGACCTCGACGGAACGCTGATTCGATCGGACCTGCTGGTCGAGAGCGTCTTCCTGATGCTGCGCTACCAGCCCCTGCTGTTCCTGAAGGCGCTGTTCTGGCTGTTGAAGGGAAAAGCCTATTTCAAGCGGCGCGTCGCCGACGTGGCAACGCCGGTCATCGCCACGCTTCCCTACAACAAGCCTCTGGTGGCCTGGCTCGAGAGCCAGAAAACCCTGGGCGACGTGCATCTGGTGCTCGCAACGGCTTCCGACGCGCGGCTTGCACGCCAGGTGGCCGACCATCTGGGTATCTTCGACGAGGTGCTCGGCACCGAGGCGAAGAACCTTGCTTCTGCACACAAGCGGGATGCCCTGGTTTCCCGCTACGGCGAACAGCGCTTCGAATATGTCGGCAATTCGACCGCCGACCTGGACGTCTGGCGTTCCGCGAACGTCGCCCACGTGGTGAACCCCGAGTTCAATGTGTTGGCGCGCGCGCGCCGTCTCGGACGCTTGGGCGAGGTGTTCGACGATCGCGTGGGATACCTGCGTGTGTTGCGCAAGGCGCTGCGGCTGCACCAATGGGCCAAGAACCTTCTCGTGTTTGTACCATTGCTGGCAACGCACAAGTTGAGCCACTGGCAACTGCTGGGCGATTGTGTGCTCGCGTTCCTGTGCTTCGGTGCTTGTGCCTCCAGCGTGTACCTGCTGAACGACCTGCTCGACCTCAAGGACGACCGAAGGCACCGCACGAAGTGCAATCGGCCGCTGGCGGCCGGGACATTTCCGGTCTTCCACGCCATGGTCTGGATGCCCGCGCTGCTGGTGTTCGCGTTCGGTGCGTCGCTGCTGTGGCTGCCAGCGAGATTCGCGGTGGTCCTCGGGGTGTACTACCTCCTGACGCTGGCGTATTCGCTCTGGATCAAGCGCGTGGTCATGCTCGACGTGGTTACGCTGGCGATGCTGTACACGGTGCGCGTCGTCGCCGGCGCCGCCGCGATCGTCGCGCCGTTGACGTTCTGGATCCTGGCGTTCTGCATTTTCATGTTTCTGAGCCTGGCCTTCGTCAAGCGGTACACCGAACTCTATGAAGCCAGGGAGCAAGGGCGGGACGACGCCGCACCGGGGCGAGGCTACGAGGTCCAGGATTTCGAGCTTCTGGCGTCCCTGGGCGGGTCGTCGGGGTATCTGTCGGTGCTCGTGCTCGCCCTCTACATCAACGACGTGGCCTCGCTGCACCTGTATGGACACCCGAAGGTGCTGTGGGTGGCGTGCCCGTTGCTGTTGTTCTGGTTGAGCCGGGTCTGGTTGATCGCGCACCGGGGGCGCATGAATGACGATCCGATCGTCTTCGCACTGCGTGACCGTGTCAGCCGCTGGATCGGCATTGCGTTCGCCGCCACTTTTGTTGCAGCCGCATTTTGA
- a CDS encoding cephalosporin hydroxylase family protein, which translates to MTFDDEVAARVAANETNSTLQADAKALIGSSIRAGYSYNFSWMGRPIIQYPQDIVAMQELIWRVQPDLIIETGIAHGGSLIFSAAMLELNAACGGPADARVLGIDIDIRSHNRKAIEAHPMMKRISMIEGSSIAQDVIDKVKAAASDKQSVLVCLDSNHTHAHVLDELRAYAPLVSVGSYCVVFDTIVEDLPDSLFPDRPWGPGDNPKTAVHEFLKTHAHAFEIDRAIDNKLLVSVAPDGYLRRVA; encoded by the coding sequence ATGACGTTTGACGATGAAGTGGCCGCACGCGTTGCGGCCAACGAAACCAATTCGACCTTGCAGGCGGACGCCAAGGCGCTGATCGGCTCCTCCATCCGCGCAGGCTATTCCTACAACTTCTCCTGGATGGGGCGCCCCATCATCCAGTATCCGCAGGACATCGTGGCAATGCAGGAGCTCATCTGGCGTGTGCAGCCTGACCTGATCATCGAGACGGGCATCGCGCACGGCGGCTCGCTGATCTTCTCCGCGGCGATGCTGGAGCTGAATGCGGCGTGCGGCGGCCCGGCCGATGCACGGGTGCTGGGTATCGACATCGACATCCGTTCGCACAATCGCAAGGCCATCGAGGCGCATCCCATGATGAAGCGCATTTCCATGATCGAAGGCTCGAGCATCGCGCAGGACGTGATCGACAAGGTCAAGGCCGCGGCTTCGGACAAGCAGTCCGTCCTGGTCTGCCTTGACAGCAACCACACCCATGCCCACGTGCTCGACGAACTACGCGCCTACGCGCCGCTGGTGAGCGTCGGCAGCTACTGCGTCGTGTTCGACACCATCGTGGAAGATCTGCCCGACAGCCTGTTTCCCGACCGCCCATGGGGCCCCGGCGACAATCCGAAGACAGCGGTTCACGAATTCCTCAAAACGCATGCGCATGCGTTCGAGATCGACCGGGCCATCGACAACAAGCTTCTCGTCAGCGTGGCCCCGGACGGCTACCTTCGCCGCGTGGCCTGA
- a CDS encoding NAD(P)/FAD-dependent oxidoreductase, whose protein sequence is MAESNLVAPGSPHGQRIAVLGAGPMGLAVAYQLALDGHRPVVFEADDRVGGMTAAFDFGGLRIERYYHFHCTSDTAFFQMLEELGLSSKMHWVATKMGYWYQNRLQPWGNPMALLTFKGLGLVAKFRYGLHAFLSTKRNDWKPLDHVEATGWIKRWVGAEAYEVLWKRLFDYKFYEHSSNLSAAWIWSRIRRIGRSRYSLFKEKLGYLDGGSQTLLDALKAAIEAKGGEVRLASPASKVVIEDGAVKGVQTAAGMEVFDKIVSTVPLPYVPRLMPELPAQTLQAFAALKNIAVVCVIAKLRKPLTENFWLNINDPEMDIPGLVEYSNLRPLDPHVLYVPFYMPGEHPKFQDADEVFLAKVRRYCMKINPALTEDDFIDMRASRYRYAQPICDPGYLDRLPPAALPVQGLWVADTSYYYPEDRGISESIGFGRELAKSAAAAQTR, encoded by the coding sequence GTGGCGGAATCGAACCTTGTCGCTCCGGGCTCGCCGCACGGGCAACGCATCGCCGTTCTGGGAGCCGGCCCTATGGGTCTGGCTGTCGCCTACCAACTGGCCCTCGACGGGCATCGGCCCGTCGTGTTCGAAGCCGACGACCGCGTGGGCGGAATGACCGCGGCCTTTGATTTCGGCGGGCTGCGGATCGAGCGCTACTACCATTTTCATTGCACCTCGGACACGGCCTTTTTCCAGATGCTCGAAGAACTCGGCCTCTCCTCGAAGATGCACTGGGTGGCCACGAAGATGGGCTACTGGTACCAGAACCGTCTTCAGCCATGGGGAAATCCGATGGCCTTGCTGACGTTCAAAGGCTTGGGGTTGGTCGCCAAGTTCCGCTACGGCCTGCACGCTTTTCTTTCAACCAAGCGAAACGACTGGAAGCCGCTCGACCACGTCGAGGCCACCGGCTGGATCAAGCGATGGGTCGGTGCCGAAGCCTACGAGGTGCTGTGGAAGCGTCTGTTCGACTACAAGTTCTACGAGCACAGCTCCAACCTGTCGGCCGCGTGGATCTGGAGCCGCATTCGCCGCATCGGGCGTTCCCGCTACAGCCTGTTCAAGGAAAAGCTCGGCTACCTGGACGGCGGATCGCAAACGTTGCTGGATGCGCTGAAGGCGGCGATCGAGGCCAAGGGCGGCGAGGTCCGTCTCGCGTCTCCTGCCTCCAAGGTGGTGATCGAAGATGGCGCCGTGAAGGGGGTGCAAACGGCGGCGGGGATGGAGGTCTTCGACAAGATCGTCAGCACCGTTCCCTTGCCCTATGTGCCGCGCCTGATGCCGGAGCTGCCGGCGCAGACGTTGCAAGCTTTTGCCGCACTGAAGAACATCGCCGTGGTCTGCGTCATCGCCAAGCTGCGCAAGCCCCTGACCGAGAATTTCTGGCTAAACATTAACGACCCCGAGATGGACATTCCGGGGTTGGTGGAGTACAGCAATTTGCGGCCCCTGGACCCTCATGTCTTGTACGTTCCGTTTTACATGCCGGGTGAGCATCCGAAGTTCCAGGACGCGGACGAAGTCTTCCTGGCCAAGGTTCGCCGGTACTGCATGAAGATCAATCCGGCGCTGACGGAAGACGACTTCATCGACATGCGCGCCAGCCGCTACCGTTACGCGCAGCCGATCTGTGACCCGGGCTATCTGGATCGCCTTCCGCCTGCCGCCTTGCCGGTACAGGGTTTGTGGGTGGCGGATACGTCGTACTACTACCCCGAAGACCGAGGCATCTCGGAGAGCATCGGATTCGGACGCGAACTGGCGAAGTCGGCCGCGGCCGCGCAAACCCGATGA
- a CDS encoding FAD-binding oxidoreductase: MNSSARLSWGRYPHHPQTAHAVHWPSEVEGAAASALAQGSGGTLAFGMGRSYGDSCMAASDHVVAMAGMDRVIAADWETGVVVAQAGLTLGALIDIALPRGWFLPVTPGTKFVTLGGAVANDVHGKNHHVMGTFGCHIRRLALFRTQDGVVDCSPQDNAELFRASVGGLGLTGIVLSVEIQLRRVPSAYMAQRSIKFGGLDEFFDLSEQLDAQHEYAVAWVDCLATGRQAGRGHYIVGNHAQEGGLQVSSAKPKSMPVDPPVSLVNAASLRVFNTLYYHRQQARQVHATVGYDPFFYPLDKLLHWNRMYGRAGFQQYQCVVPFASSRDAIRAVLAEIARSGSGSFLAVLKRCGDVPSPGLLSFPLPGVSLALDFAQRDIANARLFAKLDALIHEAGGRLYPAKDAHMSAVHFQQAYPAWPQVEALRDPHLKSRFWNRVTP; the protein is encoded by the coding sequence TTGAACTCGTCCGCACGCCTGTCGTGGGGGCGGTATCCCCACCACCCGCAAACGGCGCACGCCGTTCATTGGCCGTCCGAGGTCGAAGGCGCTGCCGCATCCGCGCTGGCGCAAGGCAGCGGTGGCACGCTCGCGTTCGGCATGGGGCGCAGCTACGGCGACTCCTGTATGGCGGCGTCCGACCATGTCGTGGCGATGGCAGGCATGGACCGCGTGATCGCAGCGGACTGGGAAACCGGCGTGGTCGTCGCACAAGCCGGCCTCACCCTGGGAGCGCTCATCGACATCGCGCTGCCTCGGGGCTGGTTCCTGCCGGTCACACCGGGAACCAAGTTCGTCACGCTCGGCGGCGCCGTGGCCAACGACGTGCACGGCAAGAATCACCATGTGATGGGCACCTTCGGTTGCCACATCAGGCGGCTGGCGCTGTTCAGGACGCAGGACGGGGTGGTCGACTGCTCGCCGCAGGACAACGCCGAGCTGTTCCGTGCGAGCGTCGGGGGGTTGGGCCTGACCGGCATTGTGCTGTCGGTTGAAATCCAGCTGCGTCGCGTGCCTTCTGCCTACATGGCGCAGCGCTCAATCAAGTTCGGTGGACTGGACGAGTTTTTCGACCTGTCCGAGCAGCTCGATGCGCAGCACGAATATGCCGTGGCCTGGGTCGACTGCCTCGCCACCGGCCGGCAGGCGGGGCGAGGGCACTACATCGTGGGCAACCATGCACAGGAAGGTGGCTTGCAGGTCTCTTCCGCAAAGCCCAAGAGCATGCCGGTCGATCCTCCTGTGTCGCTCGTCAATGCAGCCAGCCTGCGGGTCTTCAACACGCTCTACTACCACCGGCAGCAAGCCAGGCAGGTCCACGCGACGGTCGGCTATGACCCGTTCTTCTATCCGCTCGACAAGCTGCTGCACTGGAACCGGATGTACGGGCGAGCCGGGTTTCAGCAATACCAGTGCGTTGTGCCATTCGCCAGTTCGCGGGACGCGATTCGTGCGGTGCTCGCAGAGATCGCGCGCAGCGGCAGCGGCTCTTTCCTCGCGGTGCTCAAGCGGTGCGGCGATGTTCCGTCGCCCGGACTTCTGTCCTTCCCCTTGCCGGGCGTCTCGCTGGCGCTCGACTTTGCGCAGCGCGACATTGCCAACGCACGGTTGTTCGCCAAGCTCGATGCATTGATTCACGAGGCCGGAGGACGCCTCTACCCGGCGAAGGACGCGCACATGAGCGCGGTGCATTTTCAGCAAGCCTACCCGGCCTGGCCCCAAGTCGAAGCGCTTCGCGACCCGCACCTGAAATCGCGGTTCTGGAACCGTGTAACTCCCTGA
- a CDS encoding GtrA family protein, which yields MLTPQFLRFLMAGGIAAAANYGSRFLFSFWLGYGTAIVLAYLVGMVVAFVLMRQHVFDAKKSALGPQIMKFVGVNVLAVLQTLAISLVLARWVFPKLGIVEHAEAVAHLIGVLVPVVTSYFGHRMLTFK from the coding sequence TTGCTGACGCCGCAGTTCCTCCGGTTTCTTATGGCCGGCGGCATTGCCGCCGCCGCAAACTATGGGTCGCGCTTCCTGTTCAGTTTTTGGCTGGGCTACGGCACGGCCATTGTCCTGGCCTACCTGGTGGGGATGGTGGTCGCCTTCGTGCTGATGCGCCAGCATGTGTTTGACGCAAAGAAGAGCGCGCTCGGCCCGCAGATCATGAAGTTCGTCGGCGTGAATGTGCTCGCTGTGCTGCAGACGCTGGCTATCAGCCTCGTTCTTGCCCGCTGGGTGTTTCCGAAGCTGGGCATCGTCGAGCATGCCGAGGCCGTGGCGCACCTGATCGGTGTTCTCGTGCCGGTCGTCACGAGCTACTTCGGCCACCGGATGCTGACGTTCAAGTAG
- a CDS encoding class I SAM-dependent methyltransferase, translated as MHRELLRIEGLPVLQNRVFDSVEAGIGSARGDMVLVRDEVTGLVFNEAFDPALLTYDADYQNEQACSSVFREHLDAVLSIIRRHFQTPSLIEVGCGKGYFLNHLREAGYEATGIDPAFEGESPHVVAAPFSRALGLSADAIVLRHVLEHIPRPFEFLKEIADANGGQGKIYIEVPCFDWICRHGAWFDIFYEHVNYFRATDFERMFECIHEAGHVFGGQYLYVVADLASLRQAVAPPRESIALPADFMAGVEQCKALALADSGPMAIWGASSKGVIFSHHLRAAGVKFDVAIDINPVKQGKYLAGTGLAIVSPDRALESLPPGAHVFVMNSNYFEEIVAQSCGRFRLVKVDKK; from the coding sequence ATGCATCGTGAACTCTTGCGCATCGAGGGGCTGCCCGTCCTGCAGAACCGCGTGTTCGACAGCGTCGAGGCGGGCATCGGCTCGGCCCGGGGCGACATGGTCCTGGTGCGGGACGAGGTCACGGGGCTTGTCTTCAACGAGGCATTCGACCCGGCGCTGCTGACCTATGACGCCGACTACCAGAACGAGCAGGCATGCTCGTCGGTCTTCCGAGAGCACCTGGACGCCGTGCTGAGCATCATCAGGCGTCACTTTCAGACGCCGTCGCTGATCGAGGTCGGCTGCGGCAAGGGCTACTTTCTGAACCACCTGCGCGAAGCCGGCTACGAAGCGACCGGCATCGACCCCGCCTTCGAGGGTGAGAGCCCGCATGTCGTTGCCGCTCCCTTCTCGCGAGCACTCGGGCTGTCCGCGGACGCCATCGTGCTTCGCCACGTGCTCGAGCACATTCCGCGACCCTTCGAATTCCTGAAGGAGATCGCCGACGCCAATGGGGGGCAGGGCAAGATATACATCGAGGTGCCGTGCTTCGACTGGATCTGCCGGCACGGTGCCTGGTTCGACATCTTCTACGAGCACGTCAACTACTTTCGCGCGACGGACTTCGAGAGGATGTTCGAATGCATCCATGAGGCGGGACACGTGTTCGGCGGCCAGTATCTCTATGTCGTCGCAGACCTCGCATCGTTGCGGCAGGCTGTGGCGCCGCCGCGCGAGTCGATCGCGTTGCCGGCCGACTTCATGGCCGGTGTCGAACAGTGCAAGGCCCTTGCGCTCGCCGATTCCGGGCCCATGGCGATCTGGGGTGCCTCTTCCAAGGGCGTCATCTTTTCGCACCACCTTCGCGCCGCAGGCGTGAAATTCGACGTGGCGATCGACATCAACCCGGTCAAGCAAGGCAAGTACTTGGCCGGCACGGGGCTGGCCATCGTCTCTCCCGATCGCGCGCTCGAGTCGCTGCCGCCGGGCGCGCACGTGTTCGTGATGAACTCCAATTATTTCGAAGAGATCGTGGCACAGTCCTGCGGCAGATTTCGACTCGTAAAGGTAGACAAAAAATGA
- a CDS encoding SDR family oxidoreductase, with amino-acid sequence MSTRKKILIVGATSGIAEAVARQYAAEGCTFALVARAQDKLEVVASDLSARGATGMFSYVWDAAEPKQFPDVVERAWRDLGEVDVALIAHGTLPDQARAAVDLDYAIEQFRTNGESAIICMLALAPRFETQGRGTLAVIGSVAGDRGRPSNFLYGAAKSSVEAFASGMRGRLFKRGVNLLLIKPGFVATPMTAGLDLPKKLTATPERVARTIVDAVSARKAVIYVPWFWQIIMTIIKMIPTFIFKKLGL; translated from the coding sequence ATGTCAACAAGAAAAAAGATCCTCATCGTCGGTGCGACCTCCGGTATCGCCGAGGCCGTGGCGCGGCAATATGCCGCCGAAGGCTGTACCTTTGCGCTTGTGGCGCGCGCACAGGACAAACTCGAGGTCGTCGCAAGCGACCTGAGCGCCCGTGGCGCCACGGGGATGTTCAGCTATGTGTGGGACGCGGCCGAGCCAAAGCAGTTCCCCGATGTCGTCGAGCGCGCATGGCGCGACCTCGGCGAGGTCGACGTGGCGCTGATTGCCCACGGCACGCTGCCCGATCAGGCGCGTGCGGCAGTAGACCTCGACTACGCCATCGAGCAGTTCCGTACCAACGGCGAAAGCGCGATCATCTGCATGCTCGCGCTGGCGCCTCGGTTCGAAACGCAAGGAAGGGGCACGCTGGCGGTGATCGGCTCCGTGGCCGGAGATCGCGGCCGGCCGAGCAACTTCCTTTATGGCGCCGCAAAGAGCAGCGTGGAGGCTTTTGCTTCCGGCATGCGGGGAAGGCTTTTCAAGCGCGGCGTCAACCTGTTGCTGATCAAGCCGGGCTTCGTTGCCACGCCCATGACGGCCGGGCTCGATCTGCCCAAGAAGTTGACTGCGACGCCGGAGCGCGTGGCCCGCACGATCGTCGATGCGGTGAGCGCAAGGAAGGCCGTCATCTACGTGCCCTGGTTCTGGCAAATCATCATGACGATCATCAAGATGATTCCGACATTCATTTTCAAGAAACTTGGGCTGTAA
- a CDS encoding NAD-dependent epimerase/dehydratase family protein, which yields MKILLTGAEGFTGRLFAEHATAAGHTVVALQANLTNADALRDEVLATAPDAVVHLAAISFVGHAHDEAFYAVNVIGTTNLLNALVQLPVRPRRVLLASSANIYGNTAESPIGETHAPAPVNHYGMSKLAMEYMARTYADRLDLVITRPFNYTGPGQDDHFLIPKLAMHFAAREPSIALGNLDVEREFNDVQMVCDAYLLLLSHGEPGETYNICSGQPYALRFVIDTFARLTGYSPRIEVNPAFVRANEVHRLCGSATKLQALFATHGVTLLSPPLEETLQRMLQAAGSGKAT from the coding sequence TTGAAGATCCTGCTGACCGGGGCGGAAGGGTTTACCGGTCGCCTGTTTGCCGAGCATGCAACCGCGGCGGGCCACACCGTGGTCGCGCTGCAGGCCAACCTGACGAACGCGGACGCCCTGCGTGACGAAGTCCTGGCCACCGCGCCGGATGCCGTCGTGCATCTTGCCGCGATCAGTTTCGTCGGCCATGCCCACGACGAAGCGTTCTATGCCGTCAACGTGATCGGCACGACCAACCTGCTCAACGCGCTGGTGCAGCTACCGGTTCGCCCGCGGCGCGTGCTGCTAGCCAGCAGCGCCAACATCTACGGCAATACGGCCGAGTCGCCCATTGGCGAGACGCACGCACCGGCACCTGTCAACCACTACGGCATGAGCAAGCTCGCCATGGAGTACATGGCGCGAACGTATGCCGACCGGCTGGATCTCGTGATCACGCGCCCGTTCAATTACACGGGGCCCGGCCAGGACGACCATTTCCTGATTCCCAAGCTTGCGATGCACTTCGCGGCCCGCGAGCCTTCCATCGCGCTGGGCAACCTGGACGTGGAGCGCGAGTTCAACGATGTGCAAATGGTCTGCGACGCGTACCTGCTGCTGCTTTCGCACGGCGAGCCCGGCGAAACCTACAACATCTGCTCCGGCCAGCCCTACGCACTGCGTTTCGTCATCGACACCTTTGCGCGTCTGACGGGATATTCGCCGCGCATCGAGGTGAACCCCGCGTTCGTCCGGGCCAATGAGGTGCACCGGCTTTGCGGCAGTGCGACGAAGCTGCAGGCACTTTTTGCAACGCACGGCGTCACGCTGCTCAGTCCGCCGCTGGAGGAAACGCTGCAGCGAATGCTGCAGGCGGCCGGATCCGGCAAGGCTACTTGA
- a CDS encoding NAD-dependent epimerase/dehydratase family protein translates to MKIILPGGAGLVGQNLVARLNREKFTQIVVLDKHRPNLEVLARAHPDVVAEYADVSKRGDWLAHFEGADVVVMLQAQIGGIDYQEFVDNNVTSTELILEAVKKNRVPQLVHISSSVVESVADDFYTRSKKDQERMVLDSGIECPILRPTLMFGWFDRKHLGWLSRFMAKVPVFPVPGNGKFMRQPLYVGDFCNVIISCIENTVRTGIFNITGHQQVDYIDIIREIKRATKAKARIVKIPYGLFYGLLWTWSLFDRNPPFTTQQLQALVARDEFEVIDWPGIFGVRSTPFNEAVEETFNHPVYSKIALEF, encoded by the coding sequence ATGAAAATAATTCTTCCTGGAGGGGCCGGTCTCGTCGGGCAAAACCTGGTTGCCCGCCTGAATCGCGAAAAATTCACGCAGATCGTCGTGCTGGACAAGCACCGTCCCAACCTCGAGGTGCTGGCGCGAGCGCATCCCGACGTGGTTGCAGAATACGCGGATGTTTCCAAGCGCGGCGACTGGCTTGCGCATTTCGAAGGTGCTGACGTGGTGGTCATGCTGCAAGCGCAGATCGGCGGCATCGATTACCAGGAATTCGTGGACAACAACGTGACTTCCACGGAACTCATCCTCGAGGCCGTCAAGAAGAACAGGGTGCCCCAGTTGGTCCATATCAGCTCGTCGGTGGTGGAGTCCGTGGCCGACGATTTTTATACCCGCAGCAAGAAGGACCAGGAGCGCATGGTCCTGGACAGCGGCATCGAATGCCCGATCCTGCGACCGACCCTGATGTTCGGCTGGTTTGATCGAAAGCATCTCGGATGGCTGTCGCGTTTCATGGCGAAGGTGCCCGTGTTTCCCGTGCCGGGAAACGGCAAGTTCATGCGCCAGCCGCTGTACGTCGGCGACTTCTGCAACGTGATCATCAGTTGCATCGAAAACACCGTCCGCACCGGAATCTTCAACATCACCGGGCATCAGCAGGTCGACTACATCGACATCATTCGCGAGATCAAGCGCGCCACCAAGGCGAAGGCTCGGATCGTCAAGATTCCTTATGGCTTGTTCTACGGCTTGCTGTGGACTTGGTCGTTGTTCGATCGCAATCCGCCGTTCACCACACAGCAGCTCCAGGCTCTGGTGGCGCGCGACGAGTTCGAGGTGATCGACTGGCCCGGAATCTTCGGTGTGCGCAGCACGCCGTTCAATGAGGCTGTCGAGGAGACGTTCAATCATCCGGTCTACAGCAAGATCGCACTGGAGTTCTGA